In one Brachyhypopomus gauderio isolate BG-103 unplaced genomic scaffold, BGAUD_0.2 sc81, whole genome shotgun sequence genomic region, the following are encoded:
- the tubb5 gene encoding tubulin beta-5 chain gives MREIVHIQAGQCGNQIGAKFWEVISDEHGIDPTGTYHGDSDLQLDRISVYYNEATGGKYVPRAILVDLEPGTMDSVRSGPFGQIFRPDNFVFGQSGAGNNWAKGHYTEGAELVDSVLDVVRKESESCDCLQGFQLTHSLGGGTGSGMGTLLISKIREEYPDRIMNTFSVVPSPKVSDTVVEPYNATLSVHQLVENTDETYCIDNEALYDICFRTLKLTTPTYGDLNHLVSATMSGVTTCLRFPGQLNADLRKLAVNMVPFPRLHFFMPGFAPLTSRGSQQYRALTVPELTQQVFDAKNMMAACDPRHGRYLTVAAVFRGRMSMKEVDEQMLNVQNKNSSYFVEWIPNNVKTAVCDIPPRGLKMAVTFIGNSTAIQELFKRISEQFTAMFRRKAFLHWYTGEGMDEMEFTEAESNMNDLVSEYQQYQDATAEEEGEFDEGEAEEDA, from the exons ATGAGAGAGATCGTTCATATCCAGGCCGGCCAGTGCGGCAACCAAATTGGTGCCAAG TTCTGGGAGGTCATCAGTGATGAACACGGCATTGATCCCACCGGCACCTACCACGGGGACAGCGACCTGCAGCTAGACAGAATCAGCGTCTACTACAATGAGGCTACAG GAGGTAAATATGTTCCCAGAGCTATTCTGGTGGATCTGGAGCCTGGCACCATGGACTCCGTTCGCTCTGGACCCTTTGGACAGATCTtcagacctgacaactttgtaTTCG GTCAGAGCGGTGCTGGTAATAACTGGGCAAAAGGTCACTACACGGAGGGTGCCGAGCTGGTGGACTCGGTGCTGGATGTGGTGCGGAAGGAGTCTGAGAGCTGCGACTGCCTGCAGGGTTTCCAGCTGACCCACTCGCTGGGCGGGGGCACCGGCTCAGGCATGGGCACCCTGCTCATCAGCAAGATCCGCGAGGAGTACCCCGATCGCATCATGAACACCTTCAGTGTGGTCCCCTCACCCAAAGTGTCCGACACAGTGGTGGAGCCCTACAACGCCACGCTGTCTGTGCACCAGCTGGTGGAGAACACGGACGAGACCTACTGCATCGACAACGAGGCTCTTTATGACATCTGCTTCCGCACACTGAAGCTGACCACGCCCACATATGGTGACCTAAACCACCTTGTTTCGGCCACCATGAGTGGCGTGACCACGTGCCTTCGCTTCCCCGGCCAGCTCAACGCCGATCTGCGTAAGCTCGCCGTCAACATGGTGCCCTTCCCCCGCCTGCACTTCTTCATGCCGGGCTTCGCTCCTctcaccagcagggggagccagCAGTACCGCGCCCTCACCGTGCCCGAGCTGACACAGCAGGTGTTCGATGCCAAGAACATGATGGCTGCCTGCGACCCGCGCCACGGCCGCTACCTCACCGTCGCCGCCGTCTTCCGGGGCCGCATGTCCATGAAGGAGGTGGACGAGCAGATGCTGAACGTCCAGAACAAGAACAGCAGCTACTTCGTGGAGTGGATCCCCAACAACGTCAAAACGGCCGTGTGCGACATTCCACCGCGTGGCCTCAAGATGGCAGTCACGTTCATCGGCAACAGCACGGCCATCCAGGAGCTGTTCAAGCGCATCTCGGAGCAGTTCACCGCCATGTTCCGCCGCAAGGCCTTCCTGCACTGGTACACGGGCGAGGGCATGGACGAGATGGAGTTCACCGAGGCCGAGAGCAACATGAACGACCTGGTGTCCGAGTACCAGCAGTACCAAGATGCCACAGCTGAAGAAGAGGGGGAGTTCGATGAGGGTGAGGCAGAGGAGGATGCATAA
- the flot1b gene encoding flotillin-1b produces the protein MFYTCGPNEAMVVSGCGRSPPVMIAGGRVFVIPCFQQIQRISLNTLTLNVKSDKVYTRHGVPISVTGIAQVKIQGQNKEMLAAACQMFMGKSEGEISQIALETLEGHQRAIIAHLTVEEIYQDRKKFSEQVFRVASSDLVNMGIGVVSYTLKDVHDDQGYLTSLGKARTAQVQRDARIGEAQYKRDAVIREAHAMQEKVSAQYKNEIEMAKSQRDFELKKAAYDTEINTKKAESEMAYQLQVAKTKQRIEEEKMQVQVVERMQQITLQEQEISRKEKELEARVKKPAEAERYRLERLAEAERLQLIMEAEAEAESIKMKGEAEAFATEAKGRAEAEQMSKKADAFRQYKEGAMVDMLLEKLPLMAEEISKPLAAAKKVTMVSSGGSEVGAAKLTGEVLDIMTRLPQTVEKLTGVNISQVASTRVR, from the exons ATGTTCTACACATGTGGACCCAATGAAGCAATGGTGGTTTCAG GCTGTGGCCGCTCTCCTCCCGTAATGATTGCAGGTGGAAGAGTGTTTGTCATCCCGTGCTTCCAGCAAATTCAAAG GATAAGCTtgaacacactcactctcaatGTGAAGAGTGATAAGGTGTACACGCGGCACGGAGTGCCCATCTCTGTGACCGGCATCGCACAG gtgaAGATCCAGGGCCAGAATAAGGAGATGCTGGCTGCAGCCTGCCAGATGTTCATGGGTAAGTCGGAGGGTGAGATTTCCCAGATCGCCTTGGAGACGCTGGAGGGCCATCAGAGAGCCATCATAGCTCACCTGACTGTGGAG GAGATTTATCAAGATCGCAAGAAGTTTTCAGAGCAAGTGTTCAGAGTGGCCTCTTCTGATCTGGTCAACATGGGCATTGGTGTGGTCAGCTACACACTGAAAGACGTTCATGATGACCAG GGCTACCTGACCTCTCTGGGCAAAGCTCGGACCGCTCAGGTTCAGAGAGACGCCCGCATAGGAGAGGCTCAGTACAAGAGAGACGCCGTCATCCGG gaaGCACACGCCATGCAAGAGAAGGTCTCAGCACAATACAAAAACGAGATCGAGATGGCGAAGTCTCAGCGAGACTTCGAGCTGAAGAAGGCCGCCTACGACACGGAGATCAACACCAAGAAAGCAGAGTCTGAGATGGCCTATCAGCTTCAG GTGGCGAAGACCAAGCAGCGCATCGAGGAGGAGAAGATGCAGGTGCAGGTGGTGGAGCGCATGCAGCAGATCACCCTGCAGGAGCAGGAGATCTCGCGCAAGGAGAAGGAGCTGGAGGCCAGGGTGAAGAAGCCCGCCGAAGCCGAGAGATACCGCCTGGAGAGGCTGGCCGAGGCAGAACG GCTGCAGCTGATCATGGAGGCGGAGGCGGAGGCGGAGTCCATTAAA ATGAAGGGTGAGGCGGAGGCGTTCGCCACGGAGGCCAAGGGCCGGGCGGAGGCGGAGCAGATGTCCAAGAAGGCAGATGCCTTCAGGCAGTACAAAGAGGGAGCCATGGTGGACATGCTGCTGGAGAAGCTGCCTCTG ATGGCCGAGGAGATCAGCAAGCCCCTCGCAGCGGCAAAGAAGGTCACCATGGTGTCCAGCGGAGGCTCGGAGGTGGGCGCGGCCAAGCTGACGGGGGAGGTGCTAGACATCATGACCCGCCTCCCGCAGACTGTGGAGAAACTAACTGGAGTCAACATCTCTCAG GTTGCATCCACCCGCGTGCGCTGA